ATCCAGCCCGTCGCCCCTTTACCCGATCGGCCAAGCCCTTCGGCGACCGTCCCGCGAAGCCCGCATTCGACAAGCCCTGGTCCGAAGACCGCCCCGCCCGTAAGCCCCGCACCGACTCGGACGCGCCAGCAGCGGATGGTACCTTCACCCCGCGCCCTCGCCGCACCTCCAGCGACCGCCCCGCCTTTGGCTCCAAGCCCGCATTCGGCCGCAAGCCAGCCTTCGGAGCACGTTCCGGCTCCAACGATCGTCCCGCCCGCCCGTCGTTCGGCGACAAGCCCCGCTACTCCCCGCGTAGCACCGGCGACGACTCTCGTCCACCACGCCGCGAGTTCACCCCGCGCCCCGAAGGCGCAGAAGGCGACTCCCGCCCTCCGCGCAAGACCTTCTCCAAACCCGGCACCTTCGGCCGCAAGCGCGAAGGCGGCTTCGAGTCCCGCCCGCCGCGCCGCGACTTCAACGCCGGCCCCTCCGATCGCCCTGCACGCCCGTCGCGTTCGTTCGACAGCGGCGACCGCCCATCTCGCCCCGCCCGTTCCTTCGACGGTGGCGACCGCCCCGCGCGTCCGTCCGCCCCGCGCACTCCCGGCTCCTTCAGCGCACGTCCCCGATCTGCATCGGGTACCGGCTTCGGCAGCAAGCCCAGCTTCTCTCGTGACCGCGATAGCTCCGCAGGCTCAGGCGACCGTCCAGCGCGTCCAACCTACCGCAAGTTCGACGCCCCGCGCGAGCGGCCAAGCGGCCCGCGCAGTACCGGCGACCGCCCGGCACGTCCTTTCAGCAAGCCCCGCAGCGAAGAAGGCGGCTCCGACCGTCCCGCGCGCAGCTCCAGCTTCTCCGGCGAAAAAAAGCCTTACAGCAAATCCCCCAGCAGCTTCGGAGCCAAGAAACCCGGCAGCTTCGGCCCCAAAAAGCCCGGCAGCTTCTCCGCAAAGCCCCCCGGAACCTTCGCCAAGTTTGCCGACGGCAACAACCCCTTCCGTAAGCCCGGCAAACCCGGCGGCAAAGCCAAGTCCTTCAAAGGCAAAGCCACCGAAAAGCCCCGCCGCCCCCGCTCCGGCGAATGATGCTTCTCTCCAAAAGAAGCGTCATCTCGACCGGAGCGCAGCGCAGTGGAGAGACCCCCGCATTTCGCTTTTGCTAAGCCACAACTCCGTGCCCCATTCATCGCAGCCTCCGGGGTCCCCGGCGAACGTTCTTTGTTCGCTGGGGTGATAGAGCGATGAGTGGGTCTGCCACAGACTTCACGCGAGCTGCACGAACCTGATGCCAAGAGGGCACAGCTCTACCTCTTACTGATACACTCCGCGTTGACAAAACCCACAGATGCGAAGAGTGCTGATACACTCCGCCTTGCTTAAGGGCACGGCTTCAGCCGTGCCACCAGCTTTCATTCGAAGCGCGGCTTTAGCCGCTGAGGTACGCTTTTGACCGCAAACTCCTTCGCCCCCACCGAAAAAGTCCGGCCCACCCCCCGCCAGCGCCCCGTCATCGCCATCGACGGCCCCGCCGGTGCCGGCAAGAGCACCCTGGCCGCCCATCTAGCCCGCACCTTCGGCTTCCTCAACCTCGAGACCGGAGCCATGTACCGCGCCCTCGCCCTTAAAGCCATTGAAAACGACTTCGGCTTCGACGAAGAAGAGCCCCTCCTCGAGCTTGCCTCCCGCACCCGCATCAAGCTCGAGCCCCAGCTCGAAGGCAACATCGTCCTTCTCGACGGCACCAACGTCTCCCGCCGCATCCGCGACAAAGATGTCACCTCTGGAGCCTCCCAGATCTCCGTCCATCCCCGCCTCCGCGCCTGGATGGTCGCCGAACAGCGCGCTCTCGGCCAGGCCGGCGGAGTCGTCATGGAAGGCCGCGACATCGGCACCGCCGTCTTCCCCGACGCCGAAGTAAAGATCTTCCTCGACGCCGACCCCGAAGTCCGCGGCAATCGACGCTACCAGCAGCTGCCCGGCACGCCCGACGCCCCAACAGTCACCGAAGCCACCCTTATCGCCGAGATGCGCGAGCGCGACCAGCGTGACCGAAACCGCACGGAATCCCCCCTGAAACCCGCGCCGGACGCCATCCTCCTCGACTCGACCAACCTCACCCTCGACCAGGTCCTCGTCGAAGCCGAAAAGATCGTCCGCAGCCATCTGCCCACGACCCCGCAATAAACCGAAGAATACGAGACGTCATCTTGACCGGAGCCGCAGACAGCTTCATCGTCTGCGGCGGAGTGGAGAGACCCCCGCATTGGCTTCTGTCTTTGCTTCCCCTCAGCCCTCGCATCCCAAGTCATGCCAACAGATGCCTTTTGTAACCTGTTCGTTTCTCCCATAAATGCACAAAATCGGCTCCATGGTGCACCTAAAACGGTGCAACCAAACGATTTATAAAAATATTTCCACACTTTTCTTGCCAGAGATGCTAACCTTCAGTCATCGTTTGAAACAGATTGGTTTTCTGCAACTGCTGTATGTACGAACCCCGATTTGGATCTTGCGGCAAATTCATCAGCACTAAGGAAATAACGAACATGGAACAGGGAACAGTGAAGTGGTTTAACGACGCCAAGGGGTTTGGCTTCATCAGCCGTCAGAACGGCGAGGATGTATTCGTACACTACTCGGCGATCAATTCGAACGGTTTCAAAAGCCTTCAAGAGGGCCAGGCAGTGCAGTTCAACGTAGTCAAGGGACCCAAGGGTTGGCAGGCGTCTGACGTCCAGCCTCTCTAGTCTTTTGCCTCAGCTGTAACTCCGGTTTCGAAGGAGCTCGCAAGATCCGACTCGAAACCTCGAAGTACGGCTAACGGCTGCATTTCGCTTCAAAAAGTTTTGCGGGAGGGACGGCCAAGGCTGTCCCTCTTCGCCGTTAAGCACCCCCACAGCCTAGTCCCTGCCAGAAACGTCATCTCGACCGGAGCATCGCGGCCTCATCGCGATGCGCAGTGGAGAGACCCCCGCATTTGTCTTTGCCGTTGTCTGTTTCTGCCGTCATCCTGAGCGAAGCGAACGATCCGCCACCCCGCTCACGCATCACGACCGCTTGAACCCTTTCGGCCACAATAAGAAAACACCTCACTCCTTCACCACCCCAACCCCCACAATCGCCGCACTCGTCTTGAACTTCCGGTAGTCCGAATAAGCCGCCGTCAGACTCCCATTGAACTTGAAGAACAGCAGCACCCGCGCCTCGCCCTTCCCCTCCACCCGAGCCGGCAGCCACACCTCGCCGTTCACCTTCGTCATTTGCAAGTTGAAGTTCGTCCCCTCGCGGATGCTCGCCATCAAGCCGCCACCCACCTTGAACGAATCCACAAATCGCCCTTCGATCCGAGAGATTGCCTTGTCCTGCTCGTCCACCCAAACTGTCCCGGCCATGTCCCGGATCACGCCCTCGAACCGGTTCTTCGTCTTAGCCTTCGGATCGCCCGTGTAGTCGACCGCGATCGTATCCCGCCCCGCCATCTGCACCCGCCGCGCATTGGTGAAGCTCCCCAACTCCAGCAGCCGCGACACCGTCACCTCGTCATTCCCGCGCGGATCGGTCTCTTTCCCTTTGGCGTCTTCCTTCGCCCGCCGCTCGCTCGCCTTCGCCGCCTCTTTGTCGATCCGTTCGGACTCCTTCTTGGCCTCGTCCGCCGTCAGCTCCCGCCCATCCTTCTTCACCAGCCGCTCGACCGGAACCCCTTTGATCCAGAAGTCGTCATACTCCTTCACCTCGGTCTTCTTCGGCGATCCCTTCCCATCCACCTCCACCTCCGTCACCACGGCATGAAAGATGTAGTCCTTCCGGGCTTCTTCCGCCGCCCGCTGCTTCGCCTCTACCTCATGCATCAGCGCCGGAATATCCGGCAGCGGCCGCTCCGGCTTACCTGTCTCCTGAGCGCCAGCGGTCACCGCTACCGCCAGCACCAGCCATCCTGCCCACCTCAACCCCGCACCCATCATCCCTCAACTATAGCGATCAGGACCTTACTTCATCGCCAGCGGAGGCAGCCGCTTCACCCCGCGCAACTCCTCATCCGTCCGCCGAATATCCGGCTCCATAAACTCCGGAAATGCCCAGTCACCGTACTTTGCCTTGATCTGCGGCAGCACCGCCTTCACCACCGCATCGCCGTTGACTCCACCCGTTTGCGCCTTCGCAATCGCCTCCCGCAGAAACGCCAGGTAGTCCCGAAACGCCTTCACATCTCCAGCGTCGCCCGCCTTATCTCCATGCCCGGGAACAAACTTCGCCCCTGGATGCTCCGTTACCAGCGCATCCAGCGTCTCCACCCACTCCTTCGTCGAGGCATCGATCAGATTCGGCAGCGTCTTATTCCAGAAGAGGTCTCCGCAGAAGACCACATTTGACTCCGCATCCCACACCACAGTGTCTCCGCCCGTATGCCCCTTCATGTACCGCAACTCCACGCCACGCTTCGGCCCAAGAAACGCCGTCGCGCCCCGCTCATACGTCACATCGGGCAGATAGAGCCCTTCCACCATAGCCCTCTGCTCAGCTGTCGGATTCTCGCCAAAGAACTTCAGGTTCTCCGTCCGCTCCCATCCGCGCACGTTCTCATGCGCCATCACCACCGCTCCAGCCCCTGCGAACACAGCGTTCCCAGCAACATGGTCCAGATGATAGTGCGTATTGACGACGTACTTCACTGGCAGCGTCGCCTTCTCGCGGATTGCCTCCAGCATCTTCTTCGCCGCCGCCGGATTCTCAAACGTATCTACGACCAGCACGCCATCCGCGCCAATCACAAACCCCGCATTCGACCCCGACTCATCCGCCTTCGCCGCCGCATTGTCGATCGCCGCCCAGGCCCCGCCGCCTAAATCCTGCAGCGTAAACGGCGGGACCGCCTGACCCCACGCACCCGCCCCAAACGCCGCGCATAAAGCCGCCGCAACACCCATCACCCGAGCTCTAGTCATGCCACCGATCTTACCGCCAGCACCCCATTTCTTTGTCATTCCCGCAGGGAATCTGCTTTTGCCTTGCCTTTGTCCTTCTCCCGCCCCAAACGAACCGTCATCTCGACCGAAGCATCGCAGCCTCATCGCGATGCGCACTGGAGGGCCCCCGCATTGGCCTTCGCACCTGCCGTGGCTTGTTCTGCTTACTCGTCGCATTCCGTCTTGCATCCCCGCAGAGTTGTACTTCCACGGCACACCTCTCCCCTTTTCCCGCGCGATTATCGAATTTCATCACTCAGCGCCCCGTTCAAAGGTCTAGCATTATTCATAGGGAAAGTTGTGTGTTCACCCGCCACAGCTCCCGCGAGAAAGGAAGTCATGGCGACCACCCCCGGCACCGAACCCCAAACCTCCCCTGAAAATCAAACCGAGCAGGCCCGCGAACGCGAAGACGTCTTCAACCTCTTTCGTACCTGGGGCCATCTCCAGGCCACGCTCGATCCCCTCGGCCAGTTCCTTCCGCCTGAGCCCTTCCCCATCGCTCCCCCCGAAGGCGAAGCTACGGCGGAAGCCCGCAGCTTCTACTGCGGCACCATCGCCGCCGAGTTCATGCACATCGGCAACATGGAGCGCCGCCAGTGGCTCCAGGCCCAGATGGAGCAGACCTACACGCCGAAGAACCAGGCCCACATCCTCACCCAGCTCATCCACGCCGAGCTCTTCGAGCAGGTCATCCAGTCCCGCTATCTCGGCACCAAGCGCTTCTCGCTTGAAGGTCTCACCGTCCTCATCCCGTTCCTCGACTCCATCTTCGAGACCAGCGCCTCACTCGGCGTTGAAAGCGCCGTCTTCGCCATGAGCCATCGCGGACGTCTCAACGTCATGACCAACACCGTCGGTCGCTCTGCATCCGAAGTCTTCGCCAAGTTCGAAGACGTCGACCCACGCTCGGTCCTCGGCGGCGGCGACGTCAAGTACCACGTCGGCGCGACCGGCACCTACACCTCGCCCGAAGGCAAGACCATCAATCTTCACCTAGCCTCGAACCCGAGCCACCTTGAAGCCGTCGATCCCGTAGCCCTCGGCCGCACCCGCGCCAAGCAGATGCGCCTCGACATCTACGGCGCCGACAACTCCTTCGGCAAGGAAAAAGTCCTGCCCATGATCATCCACGGCGACGCCGCATTCGCCGGCCAGGGCATCTTTGCCGAACTCCTCGTCCTCGCCGCTCTTCCCGGCTACGAAGTCGGCGGCACCATCCACGTCATCGTCAACAACCTCCTCGGCTTCACCGCTCTGCCGGAAGAGTCGAACGCCTCCCGCTACGCCTCCGACCTCGCCAAGCGCCTGCCCATCCCCATCTTCCACGTCAACGCCGAAGATCCTGACGCCGTCGTCCGCGTCGCCGCCATCGCCGCCGAGTATCGCCACAAGTTCCACTCCGACATCGTCATCGACCTCGTCGGATATCGCCGCCACGGCCACTCCGAGGTCGACGATCCCACCGTCACCCAGCCCCGCCGCTACGCCATCATCAAGGACCACCCCGTCCTCTACAACCTCTACGCGAAGCAGATCGGCGTCGACCCCTCCGCCGAAGTCGCAGAGGTCCAGCAGCACTTCCTCGAAGACCAGAAGGTCGCCAGCCACGCCGACCACAAGCCCCGCCTCGCCAGCAAGCCCGCCTACTGGGATCCCTACCACGGCGGCGACTTCGAGCCGGAGTATGAAGTCTCCACCGGCCTCCCCGCCGACCGCATCGCCGAACTCGTGCGCCTCTCCACGCAATCGCCAGAAGGCTTCCACATTCACCCCAAGGTGAAGAAGCTCTTCGAGCAGCGCCTCGAGATGGGGGCAGGGAAGCGCCCCTTCGACTACGGTATGGCCGAGCTGGTCGCCTATGCCTCGCTCCTGCTCACCGGCTTCCCCGTCCGCCTCAGCGGCCAGGACTCCCAGCGCGGAACCTTCAACCAGCGCCACGCTGTCATGGTCGACATCGAAACCGAGCAGCGCTACATCCCGCTCGCCCACATGTCGGCGGACCAGTCCCGCTTCGAGGTCTACAACTCCATGCTCTCCGAGGCCGCAGTCCTCGGCTACGAGTACGGCTACTCCCGCGACTACCCCGAGGCCCTCGTCCTCTGGGAGGCCCAGTTCGGCGACTTCGCCAACGGCGCACAGATCATCATCGACCAGTTCATCTCCGCTGGCGAAGCCAAGTGGGGACTGCTCTCCGGCCTCGTCATGCTCCTCCCCCACGGCTACGAAGGCCAGGGGCCCGAGCACTCCAGCGCTCGCCTCGAGCGCTTCCTCCAGCTCGCCGCCCACGACAACATCCAGATCTGCCAGCCCTCCACCGCCGCGCAGTACTTCCATCTCCTCCGCCGCCAGGTCATGCGCCTCTGGCGTAAGCCCCTTGTCGTCTTCACTCCGAAGTCGATGCTCCGTCACCCCGACGCATCCTCCACCCTCGCCGACTTCGCCGCTCCTCGCTACCTCGAAGTCCTGCCCGACAACGCCGTCTCCGGCCCTCGCCGACTCCTCCTGTGCTCCGGCAAGATCGGCCACAACCTCCGCGTCGAGCGCGAGAAGCGCAAGGACATGTCCGTCGGTATCATCTTCATCGAGCAGCTCTACCCCTTCCCCGAAGCCGAGATTCAGGCCGCCATCGACCAGCACCCCAGCGCGCAGGAGATCGTCTGGGTCCAGGAAGAGCCCGCCAACATGGGTGCCCACACCTACATCATGCCGCTTCTAAAACGCCTGACCGGCGACCGCGCTCTCACCAGCGTGAAACGTAGCGCAAGCGCCAGCCCCGCCACCGGCTCCGCCAAGGCCCACGAGCTCGAAGAAAAGACCCTCATCGACCTGGCCTTCGGCACCACCACGCGCTAACCGCGCGATCTTTGCCGTCGTCTGTTCTCTTGTTTGTCATTCCCGCAGGGAATCTGCGTCTCACCCGTCTCCCACTTCGTGCCCCATTCATCGCAGCAGTATCGCGATGAGTGGGACATTCGTGCCCAGCACGAACCGCCTTGCTCCCCTATCCAAATCCGTCATCTCGACCAAAGCGAAGCGTAGTGCAGAGACCCCGCATTGGCCTCTGCCGTTGTCTGTTCTTCGCCCCACCAAACATCAATGCCCGAATTTGCGACACCTCAAAACTTGATACGTCCTTCGTGTCAATGACATAGACCGATGCCCCCCATAGACTTTTCCTGACGTCGCCAACCCGGCAGACGAAAAAACTATGCCAAATCGCCTCTCACGACCTGCCTTTCTTGCATCTCTCGTCACCTTGGCTTTCTCGCTCTCGTTCGCGGCGAACGCTCAATCCGCCGGAGCCCTCGGCAACGGTCTCTCCGCCGCCGCCGTCGCCCGTGGCGGCACCATGGTCACCGAGCACGCCTCTCCCCTCGACGCGGTCGAAGGCAATCCCGCCGGCCTCGCCGGAATCCACTCCCGCGTCCTCGACCTCAGCGGCCTCGCCCTCGTCGCCCACGGCACCTTCACCAACTCCGCAAACTCAGCAGCCGACCCCGGCACCCTCCGCGCCTTCTCCGGAGCTTTGCCCTACGCCGCCTTCGCTGTGCCTCTCGGTAAGCGTTTCACCGCCGCTGCCGCCGTCACTCCTGAGTTCCTCATGCGCGCCGCCTGGCAGTACACCGACCCCGCCGGAACCGCCGGCGTCACCTACGGCTCCCAAAAGCAGGAGTCCCAGTTCATCGCCATCCGCAGCTCCGCCTCCATCGCCTACGCCCCCAGCCGCAAGTGGTCCTTCGGCTCCAGCATCGGCCTCGTCTACAACAAGAACCTCCTCCACGCCCCCTACATCTTCCAGGAAGAGCCCGCCCTCGCCGGCCTCAAAGTCCTCCTCGACCTCCACACCAAGGGCTGGGGCTGGAACGGCAGCGCCGGCGCTCAATACCAGCCCAACGATCGCCTCGGCTTCGGCTTCGCCTGGAAGAGCGGCACCTCCGTCCCCAGTCACGGCTACGCCCAGGGCAGCGCCTACGCTCTCTTCAACGCCCTCGGCGTAGGCGCCGACCCCACCTTCCACTACCAGGCCGAGGTCGATAACCACCTTCCCCAGGTCGTCTCCGCCGGCGTCCGCTGGCAGATCAACCCCCACATCCGCATAGCCACCGAAGGCGGCTGGACCAACTGGTCGAACTCCTTCAACCGCCTCCCCGTAAAGCTCAAGGAGGGCACCAACGCCGTCATCAACTCCGTCGCCGGAAGCTCCTCCATCCGCGACTACGTCCCTCTGAGCTGGCATGATCAGGGCACCTTCCGCGCCGGCGTCGAACTCCCCGTCAAGCACCAGTGGACAGCCCGCGCCGGCTACAGCTTCCTTTCAAACCCCGTCCCTAGCTCGACCATCACCCCGCTCACCGCGGCCATCCTCTCGCACGGCCTCGCTACCGGTCTCGGCTACCAGCCCGAAGCCGGAACGCCCCACAACCTCCTCTCACGCCTGCAGTGGGACGCCGCCTACCAGCTCCAGCTCCCCGCCAACCAATCGGTCGGCATCAGCTCGCTCCAGGCGGGCGAGTACTCCAACTCCCACATTCACGTCCTCACCCAGTCGGTCACCCTCTCCACCCGCCTCAACTTCTGATCACTCGACCCTTGTCATCCTTCGACGAAGTCGGAGGATCTGCTTTCCGGGGTACCGAGTACTGGGTGAACTGCCTTTCGCGCCTACTAACGAAACGTCATCTCGACCGAAGCGTCGGACAGCTTCATCGTCCGTCGCGCAGTGGAGAGACCCCCGCATTAGCCTTCTTCACCACGCGCTCAAAAAATCCTGTCAAGCCCCTCGGCCCTCCGTGTACCCCGCAACCAAAACATTCTAAGACACTTAGCGCAACCAGAAATTTGCCCATTTACCCCACTCGACCTGTTACGATTTAAATAGAAATCAAGAAAAAACCCGGCCAATGCCGGGTTTCGTGCTTAACCGCCTTTGTTTTGTCGACTTTAGGACTTAACCCCTTTCTTTTGACGACTTTGACCCCAGACGCGCCAGCTATACCGCTGATTCTAAGCAACTTAGCCGTATCTACCCCCCCCTTTTTTCGCCAACTTTTCCACAGCCTTCCACAGGAGCATTCACCATGCCCTACGAACTCTGCCGCCACATTAAGTCCAACGGTCGCCGCTGCGAATCGCCCGCCCTCCGCGAAAAATCCTGGTGCTTCTACCACGAGCGTCTCCACACCCGCCATCGCTACATCCGCGAAGCCAAGGCCACTCTCCCCGACTCCCCGCTCCGTATTCCCTCCCTTGAAGACCCCGAGTCCATCCAGATCGGCCTCTCCCTAGTCGTCGAAGCCCTCGCCACCGGTCGCCTCGACGACAAGCGCGCCTCCGTCCTCGTCCGTGCCCTCCAGGCCGCCGCCCGCAACGTCGCCCACGTCAGGAACAGTCCTTACTACAAGTCGGTCGTCCGCGAGTTCACTCCCACACTCGACGGCCTTGCCCTCGCACCTGCCAAAATGAGCGACAAGACCAATAGGACCGACGTCATCGCCGACAACATTGCGGCAAAACTCTTTGGCGAATGAGATAAGCTAAACCCATGTACGAAGACTTCCACGTCACCGACCGCTGGACCGGCGAAGACCTCCACTGCTCCTGGAAGGGAACCGTGGTCGCCATCGCCACCCGCCACGCCGACGCCACCGACATCCGCTTCTCCGTCAAGGCCGGCTCCGAGCACCCCCGCGCCATCTGGATCGCCATGCCCAACATGGCATGGGTCGAGCAGAAGCGCCGCACCGGCAAGGTCATCACCGACTACCTCGCCGCCCAGACCGCCGGCCGCTACCTCAAGTCCATCATCGAGACCGGCTACGACAACGGTCGCGAGATGTACACCATGACCGTCGAAGAGGTCCTCCAGCACGCCGAAGCCGTAGTCCGCGAAGCCGGCAGCACCGACAACCTCCCCTCGCTCCCGGTGATTAACGAGAACATCAGCCCCGAGCGCGTCTTCGGCCGCCTCCCCGCCGACAACGCCGGCCCCGTAGTCATGCCCCCCGAGCACACCGTCCTCTAGCTCGGCGCATCGTTCGTCTACCATCCTTTGTTTGTCATTCCCGAAGGGAATCTGCTTCTGTGCCGGTTCGGCAACCGGGTGCCCCATATCTGGCAGCTTCATCGCCAGATGTGGGTTCTCGAGCCACCCATCCCCTCTCCGTGGCGTACACTCTCCCCATGAACCTCGCGTTCACTGAGTCCCAACTCCCCGTCCGCATCCGCTTCGAGCAACCGCTCTCGGACGACGCCCTCGCGCGCTTCTCCTCCGAAAATGACCCCCTCCGGATCGAACGCGACTCCAACGGAGAACTCATCGTAATGACACCCCTACACTCCGATAGCGGAGCCATCGAAGGCGAGATCCTCTTCGAACTCGCGCGCTGGGCACGTACCGACGGTCGCGGCAAAATATTCAGCTCGAGCGCCGGCTTCACCCTCCCCGACGGCTCCATGCGCGCTCCCGACGCCTCCTGGATCAGCCTCGCTCGCTGGAACGCCCTCACCCGCGCCCAGCAGCAAAGCTACGCTCCCATCTGCCCCGAGTTCATCATTGAAGTGCGCTCTAACTCCGACCGCCTGATCAACCTCGAAGCCAAGATGGAGATGTGGATCGCTAACGGCGCTGAACTAGCCTGGCTCATCGACCCTGAACGGAAGACAGTCTCCATCTACCGCCCCGGCGATAACCCCGAACTCCTTCACGACCCAACCTCGGTGCAGGGAACCGGCCCCGTAGCCGGCTTCGAACTCATCCTCTCCCGCATCTGGCAGTAGCCACCAATCCGCAGGTGCCCCACATCTCGACTCTGAGATATGGGAACGTAAAACCTGTCCCTCCCCAAACGAAAAGACCGCACCCAAAAGGGCACGGTCCTGTCGTGTTAAGGGCACGGCTTCAGCCGTGCCACAGAACTCGCTTTCGTATTGCGGCTTTAGCCGCTGAGGTACTTCTCTACTGCCCCAGCGACTTCAGATCGATCACAAACCGATACTTCACATCACCCTTCACCACCCGCTCATACGCCTCAGGCAGCTTCTGCACGCTCGTCAGCTCAATATCCGAAACGATATTGTGCTCCGCGCAGTAGTCCAGCATCTCCTGCGTCTCGGCCATGCCGCCAATCATCGATCCCGACAGCGACCTACGGTCCGCCACCATCGAGAACGCCGCAATCTCCAGCGGCACCTCCGGCAGACCCACCAGGCAAAGTGTCCCATTCAGCCGGAGCAGCGACAGGTAAGCATTCATATCGTGCGGCGCCGAAACGCAATCAATGATGAAGTCCAAGCTCCGAGCATGGGCCTTCATCGCCTGCGGATCCTTCGTCACAACAACCTCGTCGGCCCCCAGCTTCTTCGCGTCCTCCGCCTTGCCCGCCGAAGTCGTGAACAGCACCACATACGCTCCAAACGAGTGGGCAAACTTCAGCGCCATATGCCCCAGCCCGCCGAGACCCACCACGCCGACCTTCATCCCGGGCCCAACCTTCCAGTGCTTTAGCGGCGAGTACGTCGTAATCCCCGCGCAGAGCAGCGGGGCAACCGCCGCCAGATCCAGCTTGTCGGAGATTGTGAACGTGTACTTCTCATCGCAAACGATGTTGTTCGAGTACCCCCCGAACACCATCTCACCCTCATACGTCTTCCCGTTGTACGTCGGGACCATGCCCTTCACGCAGTAGGGCTGCGCCTCGGCCAGGCAGTTCTCGCACACCCGGCAGGAGTCGACCATCACGCCCACGCCCGCAAGATCGCCCACCTTGAACTTCGTCACCTCGGCGCCTACCGCTGTCACATGCCCGACGATCTCGTGCCCTGGAACCATGGGATAGATCGA
This Granulicella aggregans DNA region includes the following protein-coding sequences:
- the cmk gene encoding (d)CMP kinase, which encodes MTANSFAPTEKVRPTPRQRPVIAIDGPAGAGKSTLAAHLARTFGFLNLETGAMYRALALKAIENDFGFDEEEPLLELASRTRIKLEPQLEGNIVLLDGTNVSRRIRDKDVTSGASQISVHPRLRAWMVAEQRALGQAGGVVMEGRDIGTAVFPDAEVKIFLDADPEVRGNRRYQQLPGTPDAPTVTEATLIAEMRERDQRDRNRTESPLKPAPDAILLDSTNLTLDQVLVEAEKIVRSHLPTTPQ
- a CDS encoding cold-shock protein; translated protein: MEQGTVKWFNDAKGFGFISRQNGEDVFVHYSAINSNGFKSLQEGQAVQFNVVKGPKGWQASDVQPL
- a CDS encoding MBL fold metallo-hydrolase, whose protein sequence is MTRARVMGVAAALCAAFGAGAWGQAVPPFTLQDLGGGAWAAIDNAAAKADESGSNAGFVIGADGVLVVDTFENPAAAKKMLEAIREKATLPVKYVVNTHYHLDHVAGNAVFAGAGAVVMAHENVRGWERTENLKFFGENPTAEQRAMVEGLYLPDVTYERGATAFLGPKRGVELRYMKGHTGGDTVVWDAESNVVFCGDLFWNKTLPNLIDASTKEWVETLDALVTEHPGAKFVPGHGDKAGDAGDVKAFRDYLAFLREAIAKAQTGGVNGDAVVKAVLPQIKAKYGDWAFPEFMEPDIRRTDEELRGVKRLPPLAMK
- a CDS encoding 2-oxoglutarate dehydrogenase E1 component; translation: MATTPGTEPQTSPENQTEQAREREDVFNLFRTWGHLQATLDPLGQFLPPEPFPIAPPEGEATAEARSFYCGTIAAEFMHIGNMERRQWLQAQMEQTYTPKNQAHILTQLIHAELFEQVIQSRYLGTKRFSLEGLTVLIPFLDSIFETSASLGVESAVFAMSHRGRLNVMTNTVGRSASEVFAKFEDVDPRSVLGGGDVKYHVGATGTYTSPEGKTINLHLASNPSHLEAVDPVALGRTRAKQMRLDIYGADNSFGKEKVLPMIIHGDAAFAGQGIFAELLVLAALPGYEVGGTIHVIVNNLLGFTALPEESNASRYASDLAKRLPIPIFHVNAEDPDAVVRVAAIAAEYRHKFHSDIVIDLVGYRRHGHSEVDDPTVTQPRRYAIIKDHPVLYNLYAKQIGVDPSAEVAEVQQHFLEDQKVASHADHKPRLASKPAYWDPYHGGDFEPEYEVSTGLPADRIAELVRLSTQSPEGFHIHPKVKKLFEQRLEMGAGKRPFDYGMAELVAYASLLLTGFPVRLSGQDSQRGTFNQRHAVMVDIETEQRYIPLAHMSADQSRFEVYNSMLSEAAVLGYEYGYSRDYPEALVLWEAQFGDFANGAQIIIDQFISAGEAKWGLLSGLVMLLPHGYEGQGPEHSSARLERFLQLAAHDNIQICQPSTAAQYFHLLRRQVMRLWRKPLVVFTPKSMLRHPDASSTLADFAAPRYLEVLPDNAVSGPRRLLLCSGKIGHNLRVEREKRKDMSVGIIFIEQLYPFPEAEIQAAIDQHPSAQEIVWVQEEPANMGAHTYIMPLLKRLTGDRALTSVKRSASASPATGSAKAHELEEKTLIDLAFGTTTR
- a CDS encoding OmpP1/FadL family transporter; the protein is MPNRLSRPAFLASLVTLAFSLSFAANAQSAGALGNGLSAAAVARGGTMVTEHASPLDAVEGNPAGLAGIHSRVLDLSGLALVAHGTFTNSANSAADPGTLRAFSGALPYAAFAVPLGKRFTAAAAVTPEFLMRAAWQYTDPAGTAGVTYGSQKQESQFIAIRSSASIAYAPSRKWSFGSSIGLVYNKNLLHAPYIFQEEPALAGLKVLLDLHTKGWGWNGSAGAQYQPNDRLGFGFAWKSGTSVPSHGYAQGSAYALFNALGVGADPTFHYQAEVDNHLPQVVSAGVRWQINPHIRIATEGGWTNWSNSFNRLPVKLKEGTNAVINSVAGSSSIRDYVPLSWHDQGTFRAGVELPVKHQWTARAGYSFLSNPVPSSTITPLTAAILSHGLATGLGYQPEAGTPHNLLSRLQWDAAYQLQLPANQSVGISSLQAGEYSNSHIHVLTQSVTLSTRLNF
- a CDS encoding Uma2 family endonuclease, which gives rise to MNLAFTESQLPVRIRFEQPLSDDALARFSSENDPLRIERDSNGELIVMTPLHSDSGAIEGEILFELARWARTDGRGKIFSSSAGFTLPDGSMRAPDASWISLARWNALTRAQQQSYAPICPEFIIEVRSNSDRLINLEAKMEMWIANGAELAWLIDPERKTVSIYRPGDNPELLHDPTSVQGTGPVAGFELILSRIWQ
- a CDS encoding NAD(P)-dependent alcohol dehydrogenase, which gives rise to MKSHGYAAHDPKSALVPFDFERREPGPKDVVVEIDFCGICHSDIHQVRDEWGGSIYPMVPGHEIVGHVTAVGAEVTKFKVGDLAGVGVMVDSCRVCENCLAEAQPYCVKGMVPTYNGKTYEGEMVFGGYSNNIVCDEKYTFTISDKLDLAAVAPLLCAGITTYSPLKHWKVGPGMKVGVVGLGGLGHMALKFAHSFGAYVVLFTTSAGKAEDAKKLGADEVVVTKDPQAMKAHARSLDFIIDCVSAPHDMNAYLSLLRLNGTLCLVGLPEVPLEIAAFSMVADRRSLSGSMIGGMAETQEMLDYCAEHNIVSDIELTSVQKLPEAYERVVKGDVKYRFVIDLKSLGQ